Proteins co-encoded in one Candidatus Neomarinimicrobiota bacterium genomic window:
- a CDS encoding DUF309 domain-containing protein: MMELDMPSGRKLLLPDEEKIDKLFLAGLEFFNQGEYFDAHEQWEEMWSKFNLPDRAFVQGLIQTTVSFYHLSTGNLKGARNLMTRAIDKLTKKGPDRGHWSTTQRGTDALNFIEEVKKCYGELFRINVPGEFDWELIPKLNRVEES, from the coding sequence GTGATGGAGCTGGATATGCCATCAGGGAGGAAATTACTCTTGCCTGATGAAGAGAAAATTGACAAACTGTTTCTTGCTGGTCTGGAGTTTTTTAATCAGGGAGAATATTTCGATGCCCATGAACAGTGGGAGGAGATGTGGTCCAAGTTTAATCTTCCAGACAGGGCTTTTGTCCAGGGGCTAATTCAAACCACCGTCTCTTTCTACCATCTTTCAACGGGAAACCTGAAGGGTGCAAGAAACCTTATGACACGGGCCATAGACAAACTGACAAAGAAAGGTCCTGATAGGGGCCATTGGAGTACTACTCAACGAGGTACGGATGCCTTAAACTTTATTGAGGAGGTAAAAAAATGTTACGGCGAATTATTTCGCATAAATGTGCCGGGTGAATTTGATTGGGAGCTGATACCTAAGTTGAATAGAGTTGAGGAGTCATAG